A region of Dioscorea cayenensis subsp. rotundata cultivar TDr96_F1 chromosome 5, TDr96_F1_v2_PseudoChromosome.rev07_lg8_w22 25.fasta, whole genome shotgun sequence DNA encodes the following proteins:
- the LOC120261981 gene encoding biotin carboxyl carrier protein of acetyl-CoA carboxylase, chloroplastic: MASSSSIPTASAAVGKLSSSLPPAAAAAPSRPALRVSFRLSSVPAKLVFRSSQALKICSGRSTFVKAQMNEVAGSSSNDAAPAKSNVEIPEPKEKDPPSVPMSEEAVSEFMTQVASLVKLVDSKDIVELQLKQLGCELIIRKKEAVPQPLAAMPAVTMHPPPQLAAMPSQFPPPASPSTSLAPSPAAAVAPTSAPSSAPKPPKSSHPPLKSPMAGTFYRSPGPGLAPFVKVGDKVNKGQVICIIEAMKLMNEIEADQSGTVVEMLADDGKPVGIEQPLFVIEP; this comes from the exons ATGGCATCCTCGTCTTCGATTCCAACTGCCTCCGCGGCGGTGGGGAAGCTCTCCTCCTCGTTGCCCCCTGCCGCCGCCGCTGCTCCAAGCCGGCCTGCCCTTAGGGTCTCCTTCCGTTTGTCATCGGTGCCCGCGAAGCTCGTCTTCCGGTCCTCACAG GCATTGAAGATTTGCTCTGGCAGATCAACCTTTGTTAAAGCGCAAATGAATGAG GTTGCCGGCAGTTCTTCAAATGATGCAGCACCTGCAAAGTCCAATGTTGAGATACCTGAGCCCAAAGAGAAAGACCCTCCATCAGTTCCAATGTCTGAGGAAGCAGTCTCTGAGTTCATGACCCAAGTTGCTAGCCTTGTCAA GCTTGTTGATTCCAAGGACATTGTTGAGTTGCAGCTGAAGCAGCTTGGCTGCGAACTGATAATTCGCAAGAAGGAAGCTGTTCCTCAGCCCCTGGCAGCAATGCCTGCTGTGACGATGCATCCACCTCCACAGCTGGCTGCCATGCCATCACAATTTCCTCCACCAGCATCCCCATCCACCTCCCTCGCACCATCACCTGCTGCTGCAGTGGCACCAACTTCTGCGCCATCATCAGCCCCTAAGCCGCCTAAGTCGTCTCATCCTCCTCTCAAGAGCCCCATGGCTGGAACATTCTACAGAAGCCCAGGTCCAGGGTTAGCTCCATTTGTGAAG GTTGGTGATAAAGTTAACAAAGGACAAGTTATTTGTATAATTGAGGCCATGAAGCTGATGAATGAAATTGAG GCTGATCAATCGGGCACGGTCGTTGAGATGCTCGCGGATGATGGCAAACCTGTTGGCATAGAGCAG CCATTGTTCGTCATTGAACCCTGA
- the LOC120260563 gene encoding uncharacterized protein LOC120260563 translates to MMARRSEFLVLVAIVLILIHSSAGAGMSAYEVLRVNGLPSGLLPKGVREFSIGDDGSFEAHLDHPCLAKFENHVLYQTNISGSISFGRISSISGVSAQELFLWFPVKAIVVDDPLSGVIFFDVGDVRKQFPISTFDTPPDCAPTDEEDVLALHRAGGGVGVWRS, encoded by the exons ATGATGGCCCGTAGATCTGAGTTCCTCGTCCTCGTGGCCATCGTCTTGATCCTCATCCATTCCTCCGCCGGCGCTGGGATGAGCGCATACGAAGTTCTCCGGGTCAACGGCCTCCCCAGCGGGCTCCTCCCCAAAGGCGTGCGTGAGTTCAGCATCGGCGATGATGGAAGCTTCGAAGCCCATCTTGACCACCCTTGCCTCGCAAAATTCGAGAACCATGTCTTGTACCAGACCAACATCTCCGGCTCTATCTCCTTCGGCCGGATCTCTTCCATCTCTGGCGTCTCCGCACAGGAACTCTTCCTCTGGTTCCCCGTGAAGGCTATCGTTGTCGATGATCCCCTCTCTGGTGTCATCTTTTTCGATGTTGGCGATGTTCGGAAGCAGTTCCCCATCTCGACCTTCGATACCCCTCCCGACTGTGCCCCTACTGACGAG GAGGACGTTCTCGCCTTGCATCGCGCCGGCGGTGGCGTTGGCGTTTGGCGATCCTGA